Within the Oncorhynchus clarkii lewisi isolate Uvic-CL-2024 chromosome 2, UVic_Ocla_1.0, whole genome shotgun sequence genome, the region CGTGTAAAGAGTACAATCGCTACAGTAGCTACATCAAGTCAGTTCAGTTGCTGTGGGAGAAGCAGTGCTGTGCCCAGCAGGTTAGAGTGGTCTGCTTTCTAGATGCATAATTATAAAAACACAAATGCTATATTGTAAGACACCTTTCCATGCGTTTTATTCCAACTGTGTATGTAACTTGCTGTCGCTCATGGATCGGGAAAGGGTTTTCTGATCACGTGTCAAGACCAGGAAAAACTTGTGGAAGGGTGCAAattaatctctatctctctctctctctcagaaaatGCTTTTGAAGCAGTTCCTAGTCTTGCAGCAGCAAGGGGAGGTTCCGTCCCACATCTCACTGACGGATGTTAGAGATTGGCTCATTGCCAAGGGTAGAAACTACTTCAAGAACACGTGAGTGTTATTAGAATCTTTTACTCAAATTTGTTAAAAAAACATAAGCAAAGGTGTGGAATCACATTGACCTATCTAGCAATAACTTAAGAAATAGAAATGGTGGACAGTTTGAGTTGTAGAAAAATTAAGGTTAATCATGTTTTATGTTCCCTTGTATGTGAAGGTTTCAGAGTGAAATGGAAGAGGGGAAGAACCTTCACTTGGCCGAACTGGCTTGGGATGTGAAACGACGCCTCAGGCTTAAGGAGCTGGAAAGAGAAGTGTGCAGGGAGCTGCGTCTGGAGCGCCGAATCCGCTGGTCGGTGATTGGACAGGTAAGGATGGAACAGCGGCACTCCTAGGGCTGATATCAACTCACAGTTGCTTAAGCAGCAGTAGGACCTCAGTGTTTCTGTTGGTATCTTCATCCATTTGCCTCTCTTTCTCACCCGTCTCTCTTAGCCTGGTAGCCAGATGGCAGATTGGAGACCCCTGggcatggagacacacacacctctgggaATGGACTCTCCCTTCAGACACTCCACCTCCTCGATGGACACTCTTTCCAGTCAGATCTCAACTGAGAACCTCGAGGTTGCTAGGCTACATACTGCCAGACCACAAACAACCAGACCACGTTCTGCCAGACCACCAACTGAAAGACCTAGCAGTGACTCTGATCACTCTGGAACCTTGTCTTCTGTGATGACCTGCTCACCACATTCAGCTAGCCCGTCAGTGGTAGTTCATTTTGGTCATGAACATGTTCCCAGCTTTCACTCTTTGGGGGCTGTAGACATATTACTGCTTCCCTGTCTCCCATCTACTGGGAAATCCATATCTaagtacagtggcaagaaaaagtatgtgaaccctttggaattacctggacttctgcgtaaattggtcataaaatgttgtctaagtcacaacaatagacaaacccagtctgcttaaactaataacacacaaacaatgatactttttcatgtctttattgaacacacggtgtaaacattcacagtgcagggtggaaaaagtacactcagtaaaaaaataaacttccctttttcaggaccctgtctttcaaagataattcgtataAATCCtattaacttcacagatcttcattgtaaagggtataaacactgtttctcatgcttgttcaaagaaccatgaacaattaatgaacatgtatctgtggaacggtcgttaaaacactaacagcttgcctcccgggtggcgcagtggttaagggcgctgtactgcagcgccagctgtgccatcagagtcctgggttcgcgcccaggctctgtcgtaaccggccgcgaccgggaggtccgtggggcgacgcacaattggcctagcgtcgcccgggttagggagggcttggtcggtaggggtgtccttgtctcatcgcgcaccagcgactcctgtggcgggctgggcgcagtgtacgctagccaaggtggccaggtgcactNNNNNNNNNNNNNNNNNNNNNNNNNNNNNNNNNNNNNNNNNNNNNNNNNNNNNNNNNNNNNNNNNNNNNNNNNNNNNNNNNNNNNNNNNNNNNNNNNNNNCACTTAATCTTTATGTGTGTCTTAATCTgtaacaagtcaatttgatggaaacacactgGTGGGAATATATGCATATTTTTTTCATGCAGAACtttgaatattcgcatgaaaatctgtcgccaattggatggaaacctagcaatTGACAGGAAAAGCGATTTAGTTTATGCATTTGTGGTGATTTAAGAATGGTATTTACAATATTGCATATGGATAGGAATAAAATACCTTTACAGTTACAGTATGTCAGATACCAAGATTATCATTGACAGAACAGGATGGTATTTAAATATTGTAGATAACAGTGTTACTCAACTGGACCTCTAGAGTTACAGTTTGAGATACAGAGATCAGTTGACAGGTCTTCTAAAAAGGACATACCAGGCCTTTCCTGCCAGTATGATTTTGACCGTATTGTATCATTTTGTTGTTGTGGTTAGCCACTGTTTACTGGGCAGTCTCTGGACTCATGTCCGTTTACTCATGTCTGACTCCAAAATCCAATAGTCTGGAATAATATCCCTtccattattttttacattgttaatATTCCAAGATGGCGCAGNNNNNNNNNNNNNNNNNNNNNNNNNNNNNNNNNNNNNNNNNNNNNNNNNNNNNNNNNNNNNNNNNNNNNNNNNNNNNNNNNNNNNNNNNNNNNNNNNNNNAATGATAATCTTGGTATCTGACATACATTAACTGTAGAGGTATTTTATTCCTATCCATATGCAATATTGTAAATACCATTCTTAAGTCACCACAAATGcataaactaaatctctttcctGTCATTTGCTAGGTTTCCGTCCAATTGGCTACAGActttcatgcgaatattcaaaCTTCTGCATGAAAAATTATGCATATATTCCCACcagtgtgtttccatcaaattgacttgttacAGATTaagatgtagtgcacataaaataaCTTTGCGGTTAAATTTCCATGTACCaaataataaaaaacaattgGGTtttcattgcattttcaactctattgatggttttgtcacaaaattGGTTGCGTTATATAaagaatgtgcccactctggtctagGCACGTGTGCTCTAGCAAACAGCTCGCTGATAATTTGCGGGTATAGCCTATACCGTATGATTTTacttgtcaaacggcagccaagcatcgatcatcttgccatcagaataagacccttgatatatattggaaaggagcatcaagatcatcaagttcatcgtaacttatttcatctgtagcctaataaactgcatgctttctcgagtcatagtgggaggaccacacaatatcattgcgtgactccaagtttacttcgatatgatggttattatataaatatttgcgcataaaggcgtttccaccgccatttctcgcataattcattttaccgacacaaaaagatccaaCCTTGCCtagtgtattttgttttgttgacatttggaAGGTTGACCGACAaatttgctgtttccatcaggcctgtcgtgatTTTTTTTATCCATCATGTccttttgtcacgccctggccttagagagctgttttatttctctatttggttaggtcagggtgtgatttggggtgggcattctatgttatgcatttctatgttggcctatgTGCAAACTGGCCAGGccccagaacaacaacaatcaATGGCTACTTTGTGTCCTTACCCTGTTAGGACACACGAATGTCCCGATCACCTTAAAGACTTTGAATCAGagcttacaaatcaaatcaatcaaatcaaattgttttagccacatgcgccgaatacaacaggtgtaaaccttacagtgaaatgcttacttacgagtccctaatcaacaatgcagtttcaaaaaatacagataagaataagagataaaagtaacaagtaatttaaGTGCAGCAGTGAATTAACAATAGCAaaactatgtacagggggtaaccgatcagagtcaatgtgcggggcactgGTTATTTGTGGTAGTGTGAACATgtaagtagagttattaaagtgactatgcatagatgacaacagaaagtagcagcggtgtaaagagggtgtgtgtgtgtgtgggggggggggggggggggggggcactgaaaatagtctgggaagccatttgactagatgttcaggagtcttatggcttgggggttgaagttgtttagaagcctcttggatctagacttagtgctccggtaccgtttgccgtgcagtagcagagggaacggtctatgactagggtggctggagtcttagacaatttgtagggccttcctctgacaccgcctggtgttgaggtcctggatggcaggaagtttggccgcagtgacgtactgggccatacgcactacctctgtagttccttgcggtcggaggccgagcagttgccataccagacagtgatgcaaccaactagaaccttttgaggatctgaggacccatgccaaatcttttcagtctcctgagggggaaagggcATTGTCATTCCCTCTTCATGAccgtcttggtgtgc harbors:
- the LOC139377634 gene encoding fibrous sheath-interacting protein 2-like, which encodes MRVIDVSYNCLHDKHLKSFFRHPERKKRLVKQGLITSNEKVLCTCKEYNRYSSYIKSVQLLWEKQCCAQQKMLLKQFLVLQQQGEVPSHISLTDVRDWLIAKGRNYFKNTFQSEMEEGKNLHLAELAWDVKRRLRLKELEREVCRELRLERRIRWSVIGQPGSQMADWRPLGMETHTPLGMDSPFRHSTSSMDTLSSQISTENLEVARLHTARPQTTRPRSARPPTERPSSDSDHSGTLSSVMTCSPHSASPSVDKDLTHLQAV